Genomic DNA from Modestobacter versicolor:
GACCGGCCCACACCACCTCGAGGAGCGTGCTCACCGCGACCCGCCGGTTCGCGTGCACGACCAGTGCGGCGAGGAGTGCCGAGGGCTTGAGCCCCGGCGGCGGGTGCTCGGCCCCGTCCAGCTCCACGACGAGCGGGCCGAGGTCGCGGAACTGCACGCGCGGACCGTACAGGGGGCGGCGACCGCCCGACCAGCACGATCACCTGATCGGCGTGCGCTGCCAGCGCTCCAGCGCTGCCAGCGCTCCCAGCGCTTCCAGGGCTCTTGGAGCGGCGTCGGCAGGCTGGTCGCCACTGCCGGTGACGACCGCGGACGACGAGGAGGGGAGCCGTTGACGACCTTGGTGGTGTGGACGTTCCCCGACGTGGCTGCGGCCGGGCGCGCCGAGCGGCTGCTGGTCCCCGTGTCGGCGAGGCAGGACATGGCGGTCCACGACGGCGCGGTCCTGACCTGGCCGGCCTCCGCGCGACGGCCACGGACCCGCGGGCTGCACAGCATCGCCCTCGACGACGCGGTGGGTGGCGACTTCTGGGCCGTGCTCTTCGCCGTGGTCTTCCTCCTGCCGATCCTGCCCGGTCCGGACGACGCCCCGAACGACGCCGGAGTGAGCGTGCTCGCCGGGGTCGGGATACCGGATGCCTTCACCGCGGAGCTGCGCCGGGTCGCCGGTCCCGGTACCTCGGCGCTCGCCGTCCTCACGGGGACCCCCCTGCCGGCGGCCGAGACCGCGTTGGCCGCGTTGCGGCCGCGCCGCACGTCGACCGTGTTCAGCGCGGCGGGTCTGCGCACCTTGCGCGACGTCTTCGCCGGGTGACCCGCGCCACTCGGTGGCGCGCGCGGGGCCCGCGCGCCCGCGCTCGATGTTGGAGCCCGGTTGGAGTGCACGCCGGGATCGTCGCCGGCCATGAAGCCACTCTCGCTCGTCCTCGGGTTCTTCCCCTGGATCGTGTTCACCTTCGCGGCCAACCGGATCGCGGCCGACGCAGTGGCCTGGAGCGCCCTCCTCGCCGTCGCGATCACCGCCGTCGCGCTGGCCCTCGGGGTGCGCAGGCGTGCGCCGGTGACCCTGGACCTTGCCTCCCTCGCGCTGTTCGGCGGGATGGCGGTCGCCGGCTTCGCCGGTGGCGCGGGCATGGACGACTGGCTCTTCCGGTGGGGACGGCCACTGGTCGGTGTGGTCCTCGGCCTGTACGTCCTGGCTGCCGCCGGCGTCCGGCCTTTCACCGAGGAGTACGCGCGGCAGTCCACCCCGCGCGAGCACTGGGGGTCACCGGCCTTCCGGTCCATCAACCGGGTCCTCAGCGCGGCCTGGGGTGCGGGGCTCGTCGTCATCGGCCTGGCGGGGGTCCTCGTGACGCTCATCGACGAGCACGCGACCGGCCGCTCCTCAGGCCACCTCGCCGAGCTGGCGCTGAACTGGGCCGTGCCCATCGCGGTCATCTGGGGGCTGATCGCGCTCACCGGCTCCTATCCCGACCGGGTGATGTCCCGACTGCAGCCGGAAGCCGCTGCCGGGCGGCGCAGCCCCAGCCACGCCTGATCCCCGGCCGGGCACACCGCGGGTGGACCGGCCGTGGGAGCACTCCCGCGGACGTGGGGCTCCGGGGGCGCTCCTCCGCGTCACGCCCGCCGTCGTTGGAGCCGGCGTGGGAATCGCTTCAGCACAGTGCGTCGGTCCGCCGGAGACGCTGCTCGGCGATCCGGGACCGGGACCACGGAAGGAGAGCGACGTGCACGCCAGCACCGAGAACGGAGCCGATCCGGCGGCGCCGCCGTACACCGTGGGGGACCACCTCGTCGACCGGCTGGCCGGATTGGGCGTCGACCGCGTCTTCGGGGTGCCAGGGGACTACAGCCTCCGGCTGCTGGACCACGTCGCCGCCCACCCGACGGTGCGCTGGACCGGCTGCGCGACCGAGCTCGGCGCCGGCTACGCGGCCGACGGGTACGGCCGGCTGCGCGGGATGGCGGCCCTGTTCACCACCTTCGGCGTCGGTGAGCTCAGCGCGGTCAACGCCGTCGCCGGCAGCTACGCCGAGCACGTGCCCGTGGTGCACGTGGTGGGCGCGCCCGCACTGGCCAGGCAGGCCGAGCACCGGGCGCTGCACCACACGCTCGGCGACGGGTCGTTCGAGCACTTCGCGGCCATGCACGCCGACATCACCTGCGCCCGCGCCGTCCTCGCCCCGGGCACCGCCGTCGCGGAGATCGACCGGGTGCTCATGGAGGTCAGGGACCGCCGGCTGCCCGGCTACCTGCTCGTGCCGGCGGACGTCGCCGAGCTGCCCGCCGAGCGCGCGGCGGCCCCGCTGCCCCCGCGCGCGGACGGCACCGATCCCGAGGTGCTCGAGGCGTTCGCCACCGCCGCCGGCCGGTTGCTCGCCGCCGCGGGCTCCACCGACCGGGTCACGGTCCTCGCCGGTCTCCTGGCGCACCGCTTCGGTGCGCAGGACGACCTGACCGCGCTGCTCGCGGCGGGACCGCTGCCGCACGCCACCACCCCGTGGGCCAAGAGCCTGCTGGACGAGACCGCGCCGGGGTTCTCCGGCACCTACGCCGGCGCGGCCGGCAGCACGGAGCGGACCCGGGAAGTCGTGGAGGACGCCTCGGTCCTGGTGCTGGCCGGCGTGCAGTTCACCGACCTCAACAGCGGGTTGTTCAGCCAGGTCGTCACGAGGGCCCGGACGATCGAGCTCAACGCCGGGTCGGCCGCCGTCGGGGCCGCCGTCTTCACGCCCCTGGAGCTGCCTGCCGCCCTCGGCGCCCTCCGGCCGCTGGTCGCGGCACTGCGCCCCGGCGCGCTGCCCGCCGCTCTCGAGGCGGACGACGGGACCGACGACGGGACGGACGACGAGGACCACGCCCCGCTGAGCCAGGCGGCGCTGTGGCGCGCGACCGCCGCCGCCCTCCGTCCCGGGGACGTCGTGCTCGCCGACCAGGGCACCTCCTTCTACGGCATGGCACCGCACCGGCTGCCCGCCGGCGTCACCTTCATCGGCCAGCCGCTCTGGGCCTCCATCGGCTACACGCTGCCGGCGCTGCTCGGCGCCGGCACAGCCGCGCCCGGCCGTCGTGGCGTCCTGCTCATCGGGGACGGCGCCGCCCAGATGACCGTGCAGGAGCTCTCCACGGTGCTGCGGGAGGAGCTGCCGGCGCTGGTGGTCGTGGTGGACAACGACGGCTACACCGTCGAGCGGGCCATCCACGGCCCGGACCAGCCGTACAACGACGTCCCCCGCTGGGACTGGACCGCACTCCCGGCCGTCTTCTGCCCGGGTGGGCGCGTCCGCGCGGTGCGGGCGAGCACCGTCGGCGCGCTGCGACGGGCCTACGCCGAGGCCGCTGCCGATCCCGGCGGTCTCACCCTCGTCCAGGCCGTCGTCCCTCGCGACGACGTGCCGGCACTGCTCGCCACCCTCACCCGAGCGCTGGGCCGTGGCACCGCCGGCGGCGACCGGTGAGGCCGTCGCCGGTCGAGACCGCAGCCCCCGGGACCCCGGCGAGGGCGTGGCGGCGACGGCGTGCCGGGACAGGCGCCACGGGCCCATCCGGCCCAGGAGACGCGAGCGCCCCGGGCCCCCGACGAGGGGAGGAACCGGGGCGGTGCTGTGTCCGAGGGGGGACTTGAACCCCCACGCCCGATAAAGGGCACTAGCACCTCAAGCTAGCGCGTCTGCCATTCCGCCACCCGGACGAGGTGGACGCCCTCCGCGGAGGGACCGTGGAAGAGCATAACCGAGCCTCCCGGCGGCCCGGGACAGGGGCCGGTGGCAGGATCGTCGGCATGTCGGAGACCAGCCCCACGCCGCTCGCAGGTGCCCAGTCCGAGGTGGCTGAGCTGCTGTCGGACCTGATCCGGATCGACACCACCAACACCGGCGACTCGGCGACGAGCGCGGGGGAGCGGGTAGCGGCGGAGTGGGTCGCCGGCAAGCTCGACGAGGTCGGCATCAGCAGCGTCATCCACGAGTCCGAGCCCGGCCGGGCCAGCCTGGTCGCCCGGATCGAGGGCGCGAACCGAGACCGCCCGGCGCTGCTCGTGCACGGCCACCTGGACGTCGTCCCGGCCGACCCGAGCGAGTGGAGCGTGCACCCGTTCAGCGGCGAGGAGCGCGACGGCTACGTCTGGGGCCGCGGCGCGGTCGACATGAAGGACATGGACGCGATGACCCTGGCGCTGGTGCGCGACTGGGCCCGCAGCGGCGTCAAGCCCGACCGCGACATCGTGCTGGCCTTCGTCGCCGACGAGGAGGCCGGCGGCCGCAAGGGCGCCCACTACCTGGTCGACCACCACGCCGAGCTGTTCGAGGGCTGCACCGAGGCGATCAGCGAGGTCGGCGGGTTCAGCATCACCGTCCGCGACGACCTGCGCCTCTACCTCGTGCAGACGGCCGAGAAGGGCCTGGCGTGGATGAAGCTCACCGCCGCGGGCCGCCCGGGCCACGGCTCCTTCGTGCACGACGACAACGCCGTCACCCGGCTGGCCCAGGCCGTCTCCCGGATCGGCTCGACCCGGCTGCCCACCGTGCTCACCCCGCCGATGCGCCAGTTCCTCACCGAGGTCGGCGACGCCTACGGCATCGAGATCGACCCCGACGAGCCCGACGAGGCGCTGGCGAAGCTGGGCAGCATCAGCCGGATGATCGGCGCGGCGCTGCGCAACACCGCCAACCCCACGATGCTCGACGCCGGCTACAAGACCAACGTCATCCCCGGCACGGCCAGCGCCACCATCGACGGCCGTTTCCTCTACGGCCAGGAGGCCGAGTTCGAGAAGCAGCTCGACGAGCTGGTGGGCGAGGGCGTCACCCGCGAGTGGATCACCTACGACCAGGCGGTCGAGACGACGTTCGACGGGCCGACCGTCGACCTGATGGTCGAGGCGCTGAAGGCCGAGGACGCCGGGGCCCGCGCCGTCCCGTTCACCATGAGCGGCGGCACCGACGCCAAGAGCTTCGAGACCCTCGGCATGCGCTGCTTCGGCTTCTCCCCGCTCAAGCTGCCGGCCGACCTGGACTTCGCCTCGCTGTTCCACGGCATCGACGAGCGGATCGCCGTCGACTCGCTGCACTTCGGCATCCGGGTGCTGGACCGGTTCCTCCGCAAGGCGTGACCGGAGCGGGGCGTGATCTGATCGGGGCGTGACCCCGAGCCCGGGCAGCGTTGCCCTGATCACCGGAGGGACCGGCGGTTTCGGCCGCGCCCTCGCCACCCTGCTCCGCCGGCAGGAGGTGACCGTCGTCCTCGCCGACCTGGACACCCCCGCCAACCGCGAGGTCGCCGCGGCCCTGGGGGCCTCCTTCGCCGCCCTCGACGTCACCGACCGGGCGGCCAACGCCGCCGTCGTGGCGCAGGTCGAGGCCGAGCACGGCCGGCTGGACGCCGCGTTCCTCAACGCCGGGATCGCCGGGAAGAGCCGCGACGCCCTGGACGTCGACGAGTTCCTCAAGGTGGTGGACGTCGACCTGTTCGGCGTCGTCTACGGCACCGAGGCCGCGTTGCCGGCGCTGCGCCGGGCCGGTGGGGGCTCGATCGTGGTGACCGCGTCGCTGGCGGGGCTGGCCCCGGTCGCCACCGACCCCGGCTACAGCGTGGCCAAGGGCGGGGCGATCGCCTTCGTCCGGTCGCTCGCGCCGCGGCTGGTCGGCGACCGGATCACGATGAGCGCCATCTGCCCCGGCTTCGCCGACACCGCGATCATCGACCCGCTGCGCGACGAGTTCGCCGCCGCCGACTTCCCGGTGCTGTCCGCCGAGGAGGTGGCCGAGGCGATGCTCGCGGCGTGGGGCGGCGCCGAGCCGGGCGCGGCCTACGTCGTCCAGCCCGGCGTCGGGGCCGTCCCCTACAAGTTCAAGGGCGTCCCGGCAGCGCGGACGGCGAGCGGCGAGACCGCCGTCGTCCCGCAGGCGCTGATGCCGCCGTCGCCGGCCTGAGCCTCAGAGCTCCAGCGAGCCGGTGTGCACGATGCCCTCGGCGAGCGCGAGCATCTTCCGGTTGGTGCGCTGGCTCGCCTCGGTGAGCCACAGGTGGGCCTGCTGCTCGGTGCGGCCGGTGCGGGCCATGACGATGCCGATGGCCATCGCGATGACCCGGTTGGTGACCAGGGCCCGCTCGAGGTTCGCCGTCCGCTCCATGGCCTTCGCGCCGGCGGCCAGTGCCGAGTCGAGGGCGGCGGCGTCGCGCTCGCGGGCCGCCGCGACGGTGACCAGGTCGGCGGCCAGCCCCAGCACGAACAGCTCCGACTGCTCGAAGGCAGCGCGGGTGCGGCTGCCCAGCGAGAGCGTGCCCAGCACGTTCCCGCGGGAACCGAGCGGGAAGCTGGCGTAGGCGGTGACGCCCAGCTCCCGAGCCAGGGACAGGCGCTCGTCGGGGTCGGTGTCCACCCGGGCGTGCGCCTCCGGCTGGGCGCGCTCGGCGACCCGGCCGCAGACCGCCTCGCCGACGGGCAGCTCGCGCAGCGTCCCCAGGTAGGGCGCCGGCACCCCGGGCGCGCTGTGCAGGCGCAGCGCCGGGCTGCTCGGCGGCAGCTCGTAGTGGATGGCCAGGTCGACGCCGAACGGCCGGCTCAGGTCGGCGGCGATCTCCTCCACCAGGCTGGTCGAGCGGGCGCCGCGGGCGAGGTCGGTGCCGAGCCGGCGGATGGTGTCCAGTGCCGGGAGACCGGCGGGCGAGCTCACGAGGGGTGTCCTCCGGTCCGAGCGGGGACGCCGTCCAGTCGACGTCGAACGTGCACGATGGAACCCGTCCCGGGCGAGCACGTTTCCCGCCACCCGGGTGACCCGCGTCACCGTACTTCTGGCACTGTCCCAGCCATGCGTGCATGGCGAGTCCACTCCCTCGGCGACCCGGCCGAGGTCATGTCCCTCGACGAGGTCGACCAGCCGACGCCGGGCGACGGCCAGCTGCTGGTGCGGGTGCTGGCGGCCGGGCTGAACTTCCCCGACGTGCTGATGACCATGGGCCAGTACCAGGAGAAGCCGCCGCTGCCGTTCACCCCCGGCGTCGAGCTGTGCGGCGAGGTGGTCGGCACCGGGCAGCGGGTGCTCGGCTCGCCGTCCGGCGGCCCCGGCGCCTTCGCCGAGTACGCGCTGGTGGACGCGGCCGCCGCCTGGCCGGTGCCCGACGGGATGTCCGACGAGCAGGCGGCGTCGCTGTACCTGACCTACCAGACCGGCTATGTGGGGCTGCACCGTCGCGCCGCGCTGCAGGCGGGGGAGTGGCTGCTGGTGCACGCCGGCGCGGGCGGCGTCGGGACGGCGGCGATCCAGCTCGGCAAGGCCGCCGGCGCGAAGGTCATCGCGACCGCCGGCGGCGAGCGCAAGACCGAGGTGTGCCGCCAGCTCGGCGCCGACCACGTCATCGACTACACGGCGGAGGACTTCGTGCCCCTGGTCAAGGAGATCACCGGCGGGCACGGGGCCGACGTCGTCTACGACCCGGTCGGCGGGGCGGTGTTCGACGGGTCACGCAGGTGCATCGCCTTCGAGGGGCGGATCGTCGTGGTCGGCTTCACCAGCGGCACCATCCCGCAGGCGCCGGTCAACCACGCGCTGGTGAAGAACTACAGCATCGTCGGGCTGCACTGGGGGCTGTACCGCAAGCACGAGCCGTCGCTGATCGGCGAGGTGCACGCCGAGCTCTGCCGGCTGTTCGAGGCCGGCGCGATCGCCCCGCTGATCGGGTCGTCGCTGCCGCTGGCCGAGCTGCCGCAGGCGATGGCGGCGATCGCCGACCGCAGCACCGTCGGCAAGGTCGTGCTCACGCCCTGAGGAAGGCCGCGCGGTCGCGCAGTCGTCGGGGTGTCCGGGGCTCAGGTCACCCCGGGGACTGCGCACCGGCGCCGGCCTGTGGACGACGCCCGCGCGGGCAGCCCGCCGTCCGGCACGGTGCTCGGGTGCCACCGACCGCCGCCGCGCCCGCACAGCTCCGCGGCCGGGTCTTCCGCGGTTCGGCCGCCGTGCGGGCCGGCCTCCTGACGCCTGACCAGCTGCGCAGCTCGCCCTGGCGGCGGCTGTACCGCGACGTCTACGTCCCGAGCGACGTCCCGGTCGACCACCTGGTCCGCACCCGGGCCGCCGTGCTCCTGCTCCCGGGTGCGGTGGTGACCGGCCGGAGCGCAGCGGTGCTGTGGGGCGTGCCGCTGGCCGGGGACGACGACCCGGTCGAGCTCTCGCTGCCCAGCGGCGCCCGCCAGGTGCGGGTCGCCGGCGTCCGGGTGCGCCGTCGGGACCTGGCTCCCCCCGAGGTGACGAGGCGGGCGCGGCTGGCCGTCACCACCCCGGAGGCGACCGCCGTCGACCTGGCCGCGTCGCTGCCGGACGACGAGGGCGTCGTGGCCGTGGACATGGTGGTGGGCTCGGGCACCGCGGACCTGACCCGGGTGCGTGCGGTCGCGGCCGGCCGCACCGGTCCCGGGTCCCGTCGGGCGCGGACCGTCTGCGCGCTGGCCGACGGTCTGGCCGGGTCACCGCAGGAGACGAGGCTCCGCATGGTGCTGGTCCGCAGCCCGCCGCCGGCGCCGGTGGCCCAGTTCGGGGTGCTCGTCGACGGCAGGTTCGTGGCCCGGGTCGACTTCGGCTGGCCGGCCCGCCGGGTGGCGCTGGAGTACGACGGCCTCTGGCACGCCGAGCCGGGGCAGTTCCGGCGGGACCGGGAGCGGCTGAACCGGCTCACCGCGGCGGGCTGGCGGGTGGTGTTCGCGACCGCGGCCGACCTGCGCGACCCGACCGCGCTGCTCGCGCGGCTGGCCGTGGAGCTGGCCCGGTGAGTGCGCAGTCGTCGGGGTGTCCGGGGCTCAGGTCACCCCGGGGAGTGCGCAGACTCAGACCATCGGGCGGGGGAGGTACGACAGCCGCATCCGGCGCCGCATGATCACCTTGCGGGTGCCGTCGGCGTGCAGCTGGAGCCGGGCGAGCTCCCAGCCGCCGGTGTCGGACTGCATGCTCATCAGCTGCGCGGCCGCCGAGCGCGAGGTGCCCGCGGGGATGCGCAGCGGGGCGTACTCGTACTCGCCGGGTGCTGACACGCGCTCGATTGTGCCCGCCGGACGCCGGTCGGTCATGTGGCGGCCACCACGTCGTCACCGGGGAGGGTGTCAGCGGCCGGCGACAGGGGCAGGGTGACGACGCCGGGTCGACCGGCAGAGCGACGAGGAGGAACCCCGTGACCGAGCCCGAAGCGACCGACGCCGACCGCCAGGAGCAGCAGCGCCTGGCCACCCCGCCCGTCCCCGAGCTCGCCGACGAGGCGGCCCCGCTGGCCGACGACGTCCCGGAGGCCGACGGCATCGAGCAGCAGCTCTCCGCGGTGCCCGGCAGCACCGGCGGGTACCGCGAGGGCGGTGCCGAGGCCGACGAGTACGACCGGCTGGAGCAGCAGGCCGCGGTGCCGGCCGACGAGGACGACGTCCGCGACTGAGCTCAGGGGTCGATGAGCTGCAGCTCCCCGGTGGCCCGGCTGCCGACGAACACCCGCCCGCTGCCCGGGTCGACCGCGACGGTGTTCGGCTGGCGGACGGTCGGCAGCCGGGCCACCTCGGTGAGCTCGTCACCGGCCGTGGACAGCGCGACCACCTCGTTGGTGCCGGTCAGCGTCACCCACAGCAGCTGGTCGGCGGCGTCCAACGCCAGCCCGTAGGGCTCGCCGTCCAGCGGGAGCGACCCGACCTGCGCCAGCGGGTCGGCGCTGAAGGTGAGGACGGCGTTCCCGCGGGTGTCGGCGACCAGGAAGCGGCCGCGGGCGTCGGCGACCAGGTGGGTCGGGCCGTCGCCGGCGTCCACCACGTCGAGCAGCTCACCGGCCGGGACGTCGTAGGTGGTGAGGCTGAACGCGCCGACGTCGACCACGCCGGCGACGTCCCCGACGACGGCGACACCGCCGGGCTGGGTCTGGCTGGTGAGCGTGGTGGTGACCTCGCCGTCCTCCACGACCGACAGGGTGCCGCCCTTCTCGTCGCCGACCAGCACCTGCCCGCTGGCCACCTGCGCGGCGTCGTGCGGGTAGCTGCCGACCGGCGTCTCGCGCACCGCGCCGTCGGGCAGCGACACCTCGACCAGGGAGTTGGAGTCCTCCGCCGGCACCAGCACCGGACCACCGGGGGCGGCCAGCTGCAGGTGGCGGGCGTGCCCGGGCAGCGGCACCTCGAGCACGGCGGTGCCGTCGCGGTCGACGAGGACCAGCCGGTTCGGGTCGCGGACGGCCACCGCGAGCAGGCCGGTGACCGGGTCGAACACCATGCCCTCGGCGTCGGGGTCCAGCGGGACGACCGTGCCGGCCGGGTCGGTGGTCAGCTCGGGGGAGTCGGCGGGTTCAGCGGCCTTCGCCGGGGCCGGGTCGGCCGCCGGCTCGGACGACGAGCAACCGGCCAGTGCCAGGGTCAGGGGCAACAGGACGGCGGCGAACCGAGCTCGGGGCATGCCGCGATGGTCGGCCACATCCGGTCTTCGTGCCGGGCGCCGGGATCGGATGGGTCGCGCCATGATGGACCGGCGGTCATGATCATCGCCGTGGTTGTCGCCTGGGTCGCCGTGGTGCTGCTGCTGTTCGCCCTGCCGGTGCTGGCGTGGTGGGTCGGCGCCCGGGACGTGTGGAGCCGGCCGGGCAAGCGGACCGAACCCGACCTGTACCGCGAGATGGTGCGCCGGCACGGACTGCGCCCGGCGGAGATCGCCGAGGTCGAGGGCGCCCTGACCTGGGGGCGTGAGCTCGACGACCCACGCCTGCGGGCTGCGGTCGTCGACTGGGCGCAGACCCTGCAGCAGCTGGTGGAGGAGCGACGGGCCCGCTACCCCCGGGCTCGTCGGGTGGCCCGGTTGCTGTGGCTGGTGTGGGTGGTGCTCGCGGTGGCGGCGCTCGCTTTCGCCGTGGCGCGCCGGGAGTGGGGACGGGTGTTCAACACGCTGTTCTGGCCACTGGTGCTGGCCTGGCCGATGAGCCGGGCGGTCGGCGGACCACGGCGGGCCATCGAACGGAACAGCGGGGCGCCGGCGTCCTGAGCCCGGGACCCAGGACGCCGGCGGTGCGTCAGCGGGAGTAGTACTCCACGACCAGCTGCTCCTCGCAGATCACCGGCACCTCGTCGCGCCGCGGCCGCCGGGCCACCACGCACCGCAGGTCGGCCAGCCGCACCTCGAGGTAGGCCGGGGCGGCGGCGTGCGCGCCGGAGGCGGCGACCTGGAACGGCGGCTTGGACTTGCTGCGCTCGGCGATCTCCACCACGTCGTAGGGCTGCACCTGGTAGCTGGGCCGGTCGACCCGCTTGCCGTTCACCGTGACGTGCTGGTGGCTGACGATCTGGCGGGCCTGGTAGATCGTCCGGGCGAAGCCGGCGCGCAGGACCGTGGCGTCCAGCCGGGCCTCGAGCTGGTGGGTGATCAGCTCCTCGCCGGTCTTCC
This window encodes:
- a CDS encoding NADPH:quinone oxidoreductase family protein; this translates as MRAWRVHSLGDPAEVMSLDEVDQPTPGDGQLLVRVLAAGLNFPDVLMTMGQYQEKPPLPFTPGVELCGEVVGTGQRVLGSPSGGPGAFAEYALVDAAAAWPVPDGMSDEQAASLYLTYQTGYVGLHRRAALQAGEWLLVHAGAGGVGTAAIQLGKAAGAKVIATAGGERKTEVCRQLGADHVIDYTAEDFVPLVKEITGGHGADVVYDPVGGAVFDGSRRCIAFEGRIVVVGFTSGTIPQAPVNHALVKNYSIVGLHWGLYRKHEPSLIGEVHAELCRLFEAGAIAPLIGSSLPLAELPQAMAAIADRSTVGKVVLTP
- the rpsD gene encoding 30S ribosomal protein S4, yielding MNNSRPKVRRSRALGIPLTPKDVRYFERRPYPPGEHGRKRKNTSDYKTRLLEKQRLRAQYDISETQLRSAFDRARRSGGKTGEELITHQLEARLDATVLRAGFARTIYQARQIVSHQHVTVNGKRVDRPSYQVQPYDVVEIAERSKSKPPFQVAASGAHAAAPAYLEVRLADLRCVVARRPRRDEVPVICEEQLVVEYYSR
- a CDS encoding SDR family oxidoreductase; its protein translation is MTPSPGSVALITGGTGGFGRALATLLRRQEVTVVLADLDTPANREVAAALGASFAALDVTDRAANAAVVAQVEAEHGRLDAAFLNAGIAGKSRDALDVDEFLKVVDVDLFGVVYGTEAALPALRRAGGGSIVVTASLAGLAPVATDPGYSVAKGGAIAFVRSLAPRLVGDRITMSAICPGFADTAIIDPLRDEFAAADFPVLSAEEVAEAMLAAWGGAEPGAAYVVQPGVGAVPYKFKGVPAARTASGETAVVPQALMPPSPA
- a CDS encoding DUF5703 family protein, producing the protein MSAPGEYEYAPLRIPAGTSRSAAAQLMSMQSDTGGWELARLQLHADGTRKVIMRRRMRLSYLPRPMV
- a CDS encoding M20/M25/M40 family metallo-hydrolase — encoded protein: MSETSPTPLAGAQSEVAELLSDLIRIDTTNTGDSATSAGERVAAEWVAGKLDEVGISSVIHESEPGRASLVARIEGANRDRPALLVHGHLDVVPADPSEWSVHPFSGEERDGYVWGRGAVDMKDMDAMTLALVRDWARSGVKPDRDIVLAFVADEEAGGRKGAHYLVDHHAELFEGCTEAISEVGGFSITVRDDLRLYLVQTAEKGLAWMKLTAAGRPGHGSFVHDDNAVTRLAQAVSRIGSTRLPTVLTPPMRQFLTEVGDAYGIEIDPDEPDEALAKLGSISRMIGAALRNTANPTMLDAGYKTNVIPGTASATIDGRFLYGQEAEFEKQLDELVGEGVTREWITYDQAVETTFDGPTVDLMVEALKAEDAGARAVPFTMSGGTDAKSFETLGMRCFGFSPLKLPADLDFASLFHGIDERIAVDSLHFGIRVLDRFLRKA
- a CDS encoding YncE family protein, translating into MPRARFAAVLLPLTLALAGCSSSEPAADPAPAKAAEPADSPELTTDPAGTVVPLDPDAEGMVFDPVTGLLAVAVRDPNRLVLVDRDGTAVLEVPLPGHARHLQLAAPGGPVLVPAEDSNSLVEVSLPDGAVRETPVGSYPHDAAQVASGQVLVGDEKGGTLSVVEDGEVTTTLTSQTQPGGVAVVGDVAGVVDVGAFSLTTYDVPAGELLDVVDAGDGPTHLVADARGRFLVADTRGNAVLTFSADPLAQVGSLPLDGEPYGLALDAADQLLWVTLTGTNEVVALSTAGDELTEVARLPTVRQPNTVAVDPGSGRVFVGSRATGELQLIDP
- a CDS encoding DUF1269 domain-containing protein; protein product: MTTLVVWTFPDVAAAGRAERLLVPVSARQDMAVHDGAVLTWPASARRPRTRGLHSIALDDAVGGDFWAVLFAVVFLLPILPGPDDAPNDAGVSVLAGVGIPDAFTAELRRVAGPGTSALAVLTGTPLPAAETALAALRPRRTSTVFSAAGLRTLRDVFAG
- a CDS encoding GAF and ANTAR domain-containing protein — translated: MSSPAGLPALDTIRRLGTDLARGARSTSLVEEIAADLSRPFGVDLAIHYELPPSSPALRLHSAPGVPAPYLGTLRELPVGEAVCGRVAERAQPEAHARVDTDPDERLSLARELGVTAYASFPLGSRGNVLGTLSLGSRTRAAFEQSELFVLGLAADLVTVAAARERDAAALDSALAAGAKAMERTANLERALVTNRVIAMAIGIVMARTGRTEQQAHLWLTEASQRTNRKMLALAEGIVHTGSLEL
- a CDS encoding endonuclease domain-containing protein, which translates into the protein MPPTAAAPAQLRGRVFRGSAAVRAGLLTPDQLRSSPWRRLYRDVYVPSDVPVDHLVRTRAAVLLLPGAVVTGRSAAVLWGVPLAGDDDPVELSLPSGARQVRVAGVRVRRRDLAPPEVTRRARLAVTTPEATAVDLAASLPDDEGVVAVDMVVGSGTADLTRVRAVAAGRTGPGSRRARTVCALADGLAGSPQETRLRMVLVRSPPPAPVAQFGVLVDGRFVARVDFGWPARRVALEYDGLWHAEPGQFRRDRERLNRLTAAGWRVVFATAADLRDPTALLARLAVELAR
- a CDS encoding alpha-keto acid decarboxylase family protein, yielding MHASTENGADPAAPPYTVGDHLVDRLAGLGVDRVFGVPGDYSLRLLDHVAAHPTVRWTGCATELGAGYAADGYGRLRGMAALFTTFGVGELSAVNAVAGSYAEHVPVVHVVGAPALARQAEHRALHHTLGDGSFEHFAAMHADITCARAVLAPGTAVAEIDRVLMEVRDRRLPGYLLVPADVAELPAERAAAPLPPRADGTDPEVLEAFATAAGRLLAAAGSTDRVTVLAGLLAHRFGAQDDLTALLAAGPLPHATTPWAKSLLDETAPGFSGTYAGAAGSTERTREVVEDASVLVLAGVQFTDLNSGLFSQVVTRARTIELNAGSAAVGAAVFTPLELPAALGALRPLVAALRPGALPAALEADDGTDDGTDDEDHAPLSQAALWRATAAALRPGDVVLADQGTSFYGMAPHRLPAGVTFIGQPLWASIGYTLPALLGAGTAAPGRRGVLLIGDGAAQMTVQELSTVLREELPALVVVVDNDGYTVERAIHGPDQPYNDVPRWDWTALPAVFCPGGRVRAVRASTVGALRRAYAEAAADPGGLTLVQAVVPRDDVPALLATLTRALGRGTAGGDR